A section of the Ovis canadensis isolate MfBH-ARS-UI-01 breed Bighorn chromosome 1, ARS-UI_OviCan_v2, whole genome shotgun sequence genome encodes:
- the LOC138416280 gene encoding T-cell surface glycoprotein CD1b-2-like isoform X2 has translation MLLLPLLLLGVILPGGDNEDVFQGPTSFHLKQISTFVNSTWAQNLGSGWLDDLQIHGWDSDPGTAIFLKPWSKGNFSDEEMTELVDLFRAYFIGFTREVQDRVNEFQLEYPFVIQVIAGCELHSGEAIGSSLRGALGGLDFVRIQNHSCVPAPDSSSRGQKFCALMTQYQGISDIIERLLSETCPRYLLGVLDAGKAELQRQVKPEAWLSSDPTPGPGRLLLVCHVSGFYPKPVLVRWMKGEQEQPGTQQGDIMPNADWTWYLRVTLNVAAGEAAGLSCRVKHSSLGEQDIILYWGHPTSIGLILVAIIVPSLILSICLALWFWRRRSYQNIL, from the exons ATGCTGCTTCTACCGCTTCTGTTACTTGGAGTTATCCTCCCAGGTGGTGACAATGAGGATG TGTTCCAGGGGCCAACCTCCTTCCATCTCAAGCAGATTTCAACCTTTGTCAACAGCACATGGGCTCAAAATCTAGGCTCAGGCTGGTTGGATGACTTGCAGATTCATGGCTGGGACAGTGACCCGGGCACTGCCATTTTCCTGAAGCCCTGGTCCAAGGGCAACTTTAGTGATGAGGAGATGACTGAGCTGGTGGACCTCTTCCGAGCCTACTTCATTGGATTCACTCGAGAAGTGCAGGATCGAGTCAATGAGTTCCAGTTGGAAT ACCCCTTTGTGATCCAGGTCATAGCAGGCTGTGAGCTGCATTCTGGGGAGGCCATAGGAAGCTCTTTGAGAGGAGCTTTAGGAGGACTGGATTTTGTGAGGATCCAGAATCATTCCTGTGTGCCTGCACcagacagcagcagcagggggcagAAGTTTTGTGCACTCATGACTCAGTATCAAGGCATCTCCGATATCATTGAGAGGCTCCTCTCAGAAACCTGTCCTCGATATCTCCTGGGTGTCCTCGATGCAGGGAAGGCAGAACTGCAGAGGCAAG TGAAGCCTGAGGCCTGGCTGTCCAGTGACCCCACTCCTGGGCCTGGCCGCCTACTGCTGGTGTGCCATGTCTCAGGATTCTACCCAAAACCTGTGCTGGTGAGGTGGATGAAGGGCGAGCAGGAGCAGCCTGGCACTCAGCAAGGAGACATCATGCCCAATGCTGACTGGACTTGGTATCTCCGAGTAACCCTAAATGTGGcagctggggaggcggctggcctGAGTTGCCGAGTGAAGCACAGCAGTCTAGGAGAGCAGGACATCATCCTTTACTGGG GACACCCCACATCCATTGGCTTGATACTTGTGGCAATAATAGTGCCCTCCTTGATCCTTTCTATATGCCTTGCATTATGGTTTTGGAGACGCag GTCATATCAGAATATCTTGTGA
- the LOC138416280 gene encoding T-cell surface glycoprotein CD1b-2-like isoform X4: MLLLPLLLLGVILPGGDNEDVFQGPTSFHLKQISTFVNSTWAQNLGSGWLDDLQIHGWDSDPGTAIFLKPWSKGNFSDEEMTELVDLFRAYFIGFTREVQDRVNEFQLEYPFVIQVIAGCELHSGEAIGSSLRGALGGLDFVRIQNHSCVPAPDSSSRGQKFCALMTQYQGISDIIERLLSETCPRYLLGVLDAGKAELQRQVKPEAWLSSDPTPGPGRLLLVCHVSGFYPKPVLVRWMKGEQEQPGTQQGDIMPNADWTWTPHIHWLDTCGNNSALLDPFYMPCIMVLETQVISEYLVSPDHVSFSIWNKYPGTLKLKLSA, from the exons ATGCTGCTTCTACCGCTTCTGTTACTTGGAGTTATCCTCCCAGGTGGTGACAATGAGGATG TGTTCCAGGGGCCAACCTCCTTCCATCTCAAGCAGATTTCAACCTTTGTCAACAGCACATGGGCTCAAAATCTAGGCTCAGGCTGGTTGGATGACTTGCAGATTCATGGCTGGGACAGTGACCCGGGCACTGCCATTTTCCTGAAGCCCTGGTCCAAGGGCAACTTTAGTGATGAGGAGATGACTGAGCTGGTGGACCTCTTCCGAGCCTACTTCATTGGATTCACTCGAGAAGTGCAGGATCGAGTCAATGAGTTCCAGTTGGAAT ACCCCTTTGTGATCCAGGTCATAGCAGGCTGTGAGCTGCATTCTGGGGAGGCCATAGGAAGCTCTTTGAGAGGAGCTTTAGGAGGACTGGATTTTGTGAGGATCCAGAATCATTCCTGTGTGCCTGCACcagacagcagcagcagggggcagAAGTTTTGTGCACTCATGACTCAGTATCAAGGCATCTCCGATATCATTGAGAGGCTCCTCTCAGAAACCTGTCCTCGATATCTCCTGGGTGTCCTCGATGCAGGGAAGGCAGAACTGCAGAGGCAAG TGAAGCCTGAGGCCTGGCTGTCCAGTGACCCCACTCCTGGGCCTGGCCGCCTACTGCTGGTGTGCCATGTCTCAGGATTCTACCCAAAACCTGTGCTGGTGAGGTGGATGAAGGGCGAGCAGGAGCAGCCTGGCACTCAGCAAGGAGACATCATGCCCAATGCTGACTGGACTTG GACACCCCACATCCATTGGCTTGATACTTGTGGCAATAATAGTGCCCTCCTTGATCCTTTCTATATGCCTTGCATTATGGTTTTGGAGACGCag GTCATATCAGAATATCTTGTGAGCCCTGACCATGtctccttttccatttggaaTAAGTATCCAGGTACCCTGAAACTAAAGTTGTCAGCCTAG
- the LOC138437287 gene encoding LOW QUALITY PROTEIN: zinc finger protein 85-like (The sequence of the model RefSeq protein was modified relative to this genomic sequence to represent the inferred CDS: substituted 2 bases at 2 genomic stop codons), giving the protein MATMRGDCKGNSRRELLGALRKVSDPSSDLTRQQRIQNPRKENKCDICGKVLTYSSNLPRHRKIHSGRKPFKCTECGKGFMRGTDLTQHQRIHTGQKPYKCKVCDKAFNCSSSLTRHQRVHTEEKPYKCTQCGKAFKQNSSLNHHQRLHTGKSDQFNKCSEVLTCCSSLTEHQLIHSREKPYKCKDCGKRFIKITSLIPHRQIHTGEKPYKCKECGKAFTQSSSLTQHERIHTGEKPYTCKECGKAFRQSSSFHKHQRIHTEKKPYKXKECSXGFNQSGHLTRQFESTP; this is encoded by the coding sequence ATGGCGACCATGCGTGGAGATTGCAAGGGGAACAGCAGGAGAGAATTACTTGGAGCACTCCGGAAAGTTTCTGATCCGTCTTCAGATCTTACTCGACAGCAGAGGATTCAGAATCCACGGAAAGAGAACAAGTGTGATATATGTGGGAAAGTCTTGACTTACTCATCCAATCTACCGAGACATAGGAAAATCCATTCAGGAAGGAAACCTTTCAAATGTACAGAGTGTGGTAAAGGCTTTATGCGTGGCACTGATCTTACCCAACATCAACGAATCCATACTGGCcagaaaccttataaatgtaaggTATGtgacaaagcctttaactgtagcTCAAGTCTTACTAGACATCAGCGAGTTCACACTgaagagaagccttataaatgtacacagtgtggcaaagcctttaaacAGAACTCAAGTCTTAATCATCATCAGCGACTTCATACTGGGAAGTCCGACCAATTTAACAAATGCAGTGAAGTCCTTACTTGCTGTTCAAGTCTTACTGAACATCAGTTAATTCATTCTAGAGaaaagccttataaatgtaaggatTGTGGCAAAAGATTTATCAAAATTACGAGCCTTATTCCACATCGCCAAatccatactggagagaaaccttataaatgtaaggaatgtggcaaagcctttaccCAAAGTTCAAGCCTTACTCAACATgagcgaattcatactggagagaaaccttatacatgtaaagaatgtggcaaagcctttcGTCAGAGCTCAAGTTTTCAtaaacatcagagaattcatactgaaaagaaaccttacaaatgaAAGGAATGTAGTTAAGGCTTTAATCAGAGTGGTCATCTCACTAGACAATTTGAGAGTACACCCTAG
- the LOC138416280 gene encoding T-cell surface glycoprotein CD1b-2-like isoform X3 — translation MLLLPLLLLGVILPGGDNEDVFQGPTSFHLKQISTFVNSTWAQNLGSGWLDDLQIHGWDSDPGTAIFLKPWSKGNFSDEEMTELVDLFRAYFIGFTREVQDRVNEFQLEFFLHTDPFVIQVIAGCELHSGEAIGSSLRGALGGLDFVRIQNHSCVPAPDSSSRGQKFCALMTQYQGISDIIERLLSETCPRYLLGVLDAGKAELQRQVKPEAWLSSDPTPGPGRLLLVCHVSGFYPKPVLVRWMKGEQEQPGTQQGDIMPNADWTWTPHIHWLDTCGNNSALLDPFYMPCIMVLETQVISEYLVSPDHVSFSIWNKYPGTLKLKLSA, via the exons ATGCTGCTTCTACCGCTTCTGTTACTTGGAGTTATCCTCCCAGGTGGTGACAATGAGGATG TGTTCCAGGGGCCAACCTCCTTCCATCTCAAGCAGATTTCAACCTTTGTCAACAGCACATGGGCTCAAAATCTAGGCTCAGGCTGGTTGGATGACTTGCAGATTCATGGCTGGGACAGTGACCCGGGCACTGCCATTTTCCTGAAGCCCTGGTCCAAGGGCAACTTTAGTGATGAGGAGATGACTGAGCTGGTGGACCTCTTCCGAGCCTACTTCATTGGATTCACTCGAGAAGTGCAGGATCGAGTCAATGAGTTCCAGTTGGAAT TTTTCCTTCACACAGACCCCTTTGTGATCCAGGTCATAGCAGGCTGTGAGCTGCATTCTGGGGAGGCCATAGGAAGCTCTTTGAGAGGAGCTTTAGGAGGACTGGATTTTGTGAGGATCCAGAATCATTCCTGTGTGCCTGCACcagacagcagcagcagggggcagAAGTTTTGTGCACTCATGACTCAGTATCAAGGCATCTCCGATATCATTGAGAGGCTCCTCTCAGAAACCTGTCCTCGATATCTCCTGGGTGTCCTCGATGCAGGGAAGGCAGAACTGCAGAGGCAAG TGAAGCCTGAGGCCTGGCTGTCCAGTGACCCCACTCCTGGGCCTGGCCGCCTACTGCTGGTGTGCCATGTCTCAGGATTCTACCCAAAACCTGTGCTGGTGAGGTGGATGAAGGGCGAGCAGGAGCAGCCTGGCACTCAGCAAGGAGACATCATGCCCAATGCTGACTGGACTTG GACACCCCACATCCATTGGCTTGATACTTGTGGCAATAATAGTGCCCTCCTTGATCCTTTCTATATGCCTTGCATTATGGTTTTGGAGACGCag GTCATATCAGAATATCTTGTGAGCCCTGACCATGtctccttttccatttggaaTAAGTATCCAGGTACCCTGAAACTAAAGTTGTCAGCCTAG
- the LOC138416280 gene encoding T-cell surface glycoprotein CD1b-2-like isoform X1, whose product MLLLPLLLLGVILPGGDNEDVFQGPTSFHLKQISTFVNSTWAQNLGSGWLDDLQIHGWDSDPGTAIFLKPWSKGNFSDEEMTELVDLFRAYFIGFTREVQDRVNEFQLEFFLHTDPFVIQVIAGCELHSGEAIGSSLRGALGGLDFVRIQNHSCVPAPDSSSRGQKFCALMTQYQGISDIIERLLSETCPRYLLGVLDAGKAELQRQVKPEAWLSSDPTPGPGRLLLVCHVSGFYPKPVLVRWMKGEQEQPGTQQGDIMPNADWTWYLRVTLNVAAGEAAGLSCRVKHSSLGEQDIILYWGHPTSIGLILVAIIVPSLILSICLALWFWRRRSYQNIL is encoded by the exons ATGCTGCTTCTACCGCTTCTGTTACTTGGAGTTATCCTCCCAGGTGGTGACAATGAGGATG TGTTCCAGGGGCCAACCTCCTTCCATCTCAAGCAGATTTCAACCTTTGTCAACAGCACATGGGCTCAAAATCTAGGCTCAGGCTGGTTGGATGACTTGCAGATTCATGGCTGGGACAGTGACCCGGGCACTGCCATTTTCCTGAAGCCCTGGTCCAAGGGCAACTTTAGTGATGAGGAGATGACTGAGCTGGTGGACCTCTTCCGAGCCTACTTCATTGGATTCACTCGAGAAGTGCAGGATCGAGTCAATGAGTTCCAGTTGGAAT TTTTCCTTCACACAGACCCCTTTGTGATCCAGGTCATAGCAGGCTGTGAGCTGCATTCTGGGGAGGCCATAGGAAGCTCTTTGAGAGGAGCTTTAGGAGGACTGGATTTTGTGAGGATCCAGAATCATTCCTGTGTGCCTGCACcagacagcagcagcagggggcagAAGTTTTGTGCACTCATGACTCAGTATCAAGGCATCTCCGATATCATTGAGAGGCTCCTCTCAGAAACCTGTCCTCGATATCTCCTGGGTGTCCTCGATGCAGGGAAGGCAGAACTGCAGAGGCAAG TGAAGCCTGAGGCCTGGCTGTCCAGTGACCCCACTCCTGGGCCTGGCCGCCTACTGCTGGTGTGCCATGTCTCAGGATTCTACCCAAAACCTGTGCTGGTGAGGTGGATGAAGGGCGAGCAGGAGCAGCCTGGCACTCAGCAAGGAGACATCATGCCCAATGCTGACTGGACTTGGTATCTCCGAGTAACCCTAAATGTGGcagctggggaggcggctggcctGAGTTGCCGAGTGAAGCACAGCAGTCTAGGAGAGCAGGACATCATCCTTTACTGGG GACACCCCACATCCATTGGCTTGATACTTGTGGCAATAATAGTGCCCTCCTTGATCCTTTCTATATGCCTTGCATTATGGTTTTGGAGACGCag GTCATATCAGAATATCTTGTGA